The genomic interval CGCGACGAGCGCCACCGTCTTGACGAAGTCGAGTCCCTCGGTCCAGATGCGGTAGAGGATGCCGACGAGACCGAGTAACAGGAGTACCCCGACGACCAGTTGCGCGAGCCACGTCGGGAAGAACTGCTCGTCCGGTTGCTCGGCGGGCGGCCGCCCACCGAGGTCCATCTCACCCTGTTCGCCGTCGGTGAGGCCCGGTCCCTCGCTCTGTCCGGTGAGGGGACCGTTCGTCGCCGAGTCGAGCGTCGCCGCGCCGACTGCGAGCGCGAGCACCGCGAGGATGGCGACGACGAGCGGTACGAGGCGTTCGCGCTGCACAATCCGGGTAACAGGTCACGTGGTTTAAGGATTCACACATCCCGTGCCAACGCTCAAACGGGAGCCGACCCGACGTGGAGACATGCGAATCGGCCTCGTCTCGGACCTCCACGCCAACGCCGTCGCGCTCGATGCCGTCTGCGACGCGCTGGCCGACGACACCCCCGTCGACCGTCTCGTCTGTGCCGGCGACATCGTCGGCTACAACCCGTTCCCGGCCGACTGCGTCGAAGCGCTCCGCTCGGGGCGGGCCGCCGACCGAGTCGGTGCCGACACCACCCACGTCGTGGAGGGGAACCACGACCGGGCGGTTCGGACGCCCGACCGCTACCGGCACAACGAGATGGCGTTCGCCGGGCTCCAGCACGCTCGCGACCACCTCGACGACGACCAGCTCGCCTGGCTCGGCGCGCTCCCCGTCGAGACACGGCTCGCGGACGGGCGGGTCCGCGTCGTCCACGACCACCCGACCGACCGCGACCGGTACGTCAGACCGGAGCAGTTCCCGGCGCTCGCGCCGCACCTCGGCGACGAGTCGGTGTTCGTCCTCGGACACACCCACGTCCAGCACCACGAGTGGGTGGACGACACGCTCGTCGTCAACCCCGGCAGCGTCGGCCAGCCACGCGACGGCGACCCGCGCGCCGCGTTCGCCGTTCTGGACCTGCCCGAGGACGGCGCGCCGTCGCTCACCGAACACCGGGTGCCGTACGACGTCGAGCGGGTGCGTTCGGCCGTCGCCGAGGCCGGACTCCCCGAACGGACGGGGCGCCGCCTGGTCGACGGTCGGTAGTCCCGCGTAGTCGTCACGCGCGCGAACGGACCCCGGGCTCTGGGCTAGAAGCAGCGTGCTACGGACCGTACAGCCGCGTCGTACGGCCCGCACGGTACAGCGACGGCGACAGGACGCTCGGTCCGGTCCGTCAGCGGGCCGGCGACGGCGCTCGCGATACGGTCCGAGACGGGTGCGTCGCTATCGGGTTCGGCAGGAACGTCGGGCGACAGCTATCGTAGCGTGTCGCTCAACCGACCGCGTCGTACGAGGCGAGCGAGTAGTCGCTCTCCTCGGAGGCGACGTCCTCACCGCCAGCACCGCTGTCGTTCGCTGGCGTGTCCTCGGGCGCTATCGTCGTGATGGTGCCGTTCCCAGCCCCATCGGTCGAGTTGTTCGTGGCACTGGGGCCAGCACACCCGGCGACGACCAGCATCCCGGTCAGGAGCAGCGCCGCGAGGATGGTTCGAAGAGTCGGTCTCATGTGCAACTGGACGGAGGACAGCATCCCGAATAAACCGGGTCAGTCGTCCCGACGTTTGCAGGCCCAGACACCTATCGTTGCAGACCGTTTCACGGGCAGAGTCCGGCCTCACAGCCCGAGAGACAGATAGACGCGCGAAAACAAGTCCGATTCGCGACAAAAAAGGTCTATGGTACCAGACGTTAAGGGATAGATTACGAGCACATGCAGAGGCCTCCGCACACGACCACCGGTCGAACCCTCGCTCTAGTCGTCTGTCTCCTCCTCTCTAGCCTCGCCGTCAGCGGTGCCGTCGGCGCCGCCACCCCCGTCGGAATCGACTCAGTCGAGTTCTCCGGAAACGGCGTCGTCGCGACGGACAGCGGTGTGACGTACATCGCCGGCTGGCAGAGCGAAACGATAAACGTCGGCCTCTCCGGGAGCGAGACGGCGCAGGTGTGCGCACGACTCGGCGGCGAGAACGCCGAGTCGCTCGCCTGCCAGTCGACCACCGGAGGTGGGAGCGTCAGTCTACGCGTCTCCAACTGGGGTTCGACCGGCGAACAGACCCTCACGGTCACCGCGAGCAACGGGTCCGGCGTGATGGACAGCGCCACGCGGACCGTCCACATCCTGTCGGCGGGCGGTGACGTCGACGAGGACGGCCTCTCGAACCGGGCGGAGTCCCAGCGACAGACGAACATCCTCTCCTCGGACACCGACGGCGACGGCCTGAGCGACGGTGACGAGGTGAACGTCTACGAGTCCAACGCGACGAACCCCGACACCGACGGCGACGGCATCCAGGACGGCGCGGAGGTCAGCAGCGAGAACGGCTACGAGACCGACCCCACGAAC from Halomarina salina carries:
- a CDS encoding metallophosphoesterase family protein; the protein is MRIGLVSDLHANAVALDAVCDALADDTPVDRLVCAGDIVGYNPFPADCVEALRSGRAADRVGADTTHVVEGNHDRAVRTPDRYRHNEMAFAGLQHARDHLDDDQLAWLGALPVETRLADGRVRVVHDHPTDRDRYVRPEQFPALAPHLGDESVFVLGHTHVQHHEWVDDTLVVNPGSVGQPRDGDPRAAFAVLDLPEDGAPSLTEHRVPYDVERVRSAVAEAGLPERTGRRLVDGR
- a CDS encoding YgdI/YgdR family lipoprotein, whose product is MRPTLRTILAALLLTGMLVVAGCAGPSATNNSTDGAGNGTITTIAPEDTPANDSGAGGEDVASEESDYSLASYDAVG